A stretch of DNA from Streptomyces gobiensis:
CGCCCACCATGCGCTGGAAACTCGCGGCACGGTGGGGCGAGGTCGTGCTGGTGCCCTGGCCATCGGTCTACCGTGCCCCTATGGGTAAGAGATGGCTCGTAGGGGCGGCACTTCTGTGCGTCCTGGTGCTGATCGCGGTACTGGTGGTCACACAGTTCATCGACCAGAAGAAGAAACGCGAGGAGACCCAGACCCTGCTGATCCCCGAGGGCTGGCGTGCCTCTCAGGTCTACGCCGCCAGCGACAAGGCCCTCGGCGTGAGCGCGGGCACCACGGAGAAGGCCGCGAAGAGGGCGGAGCTCGACCTGCCGGAGGAGGCCGACGGGAACCCGGAGGGCTATCTGTTCCCGGCGACGTACCCCGTCAATGACAAGACGACCCCCGAGTCGCTGCTGTCCTTCATGGTGAATACCGCCAACACCGAATTCAACGCCAACAACATCAGGCACGCCACCCAGCGCAACGGCCTGACGGTGTACCAGACCGTAAACATCGCCAGCGTCGTACAGGCCGAGGCCGACACCCATGAGGACATGGGGAAGGTGGCCCGGGTCATCTACAACCGGCTGCGGCGGGACATGCCACTGCAGATGGACTCCACCATCAACTACGCACTGAACCGCAGCACCGTCAACACCAGCCTTGCCGACACGAAGACCAACAGCCCGTACAACACCTACCGGCACAAGGGCCTGACGCCCACGCCCATCGGCAACCCCGGCAAGGACGCCGTGCGGGCCACCACCGACCCGCCCGCCGGCAACTGGCTGTTCTTCGTCACCGTCAAACCCGGCGACACCCGCTTCACCAGCGACTACAAGGAGCACCAGAAGAACGTCGAGGAGTTCAACCGGGTCCAGAAGGAGGCCAGGGAGGACACCAGTCCGGCTGGCTAGGGGGTGTCTGGTGGATCTCCGTGGAAGAAGGAGCGGCGTCTGGTGCGTGCGATCGCAAGGCGGAGGAGGAAGCCAACCTGGTTGGTTGGCGACCGACGACAACGCAGCGAGCGTGCGTGCCAGGCGTCGCGACGCCGCGGAGACCCACCAGGTACCCCCTAGCGCTCACGCAGCCGGGCTGCCGCCTGCCGGATCGCGGGCAGCCGCTCATACATCGCGTCTCCCGGGCAGCGGGTGCGATAGGTGTCCCGGTGCCCGGAAATCACATGGAGCACGGCCGCGTCGCCCTTCGGATAGCGGCTGTCATCATGCGTGGAGACCAGTCGCACCTTGCCCTGCGGATCGGCCCCGGCCCGCAGCTTCCACGCGGCGATCCGCACGATCGCGTCCACCATGGCCTTGGGCACCTTCGTACCGGGCCCGAAGTTGCCCAGCGCGCCGATCCCCACGCTGTCGGCGTTGAACCCCTTGGTGTGAGCACCGTGGACCGACCGTCCGACGCCGCCCGACCGGCCCTCATAGATGGTGCCGCACCGGTCGACCACGAAGTTGTAGCCGAGATCGTCCCAGCCCTGCCCCCGGACATGGTCCGATTGCATAGCCCGCAGCATGGCGGGGACCTTGGCACAGTCGTAGTCATTGGGGTGGTCGGTGTGGTGGACGAACACCGCCTTCGCAGCCCCCGTGTATTTCGCGGGCCCCTGGACCAGGTCCTCATCCGCCCGCCAGACAGCCCGTCCGACGATGGCCGGACGCGGCACGGACTGCCTCGCCTCGGCCGGGACATTCCCGGGTCGAGGCGGGGATATGCCCCGGGGGGCATCCCACGTCACCAGCAGGGCCAGCGGCAGGACCGCCGTGCACACCGCTATTCGGCGGGACCACATAACGCCACCCTGTGGCCAAACCACGCCTACCGCACACACGAGCGAGCCATTCGGGTGATGACTGTCCGGACTGGATCAGTCAC
This window harbors:
- the mltG gene encoding endolytic transglycosylase MltG; translated protein: MGKRWLVGAALLCVLVLIAVLVVTQFIDQKKKREETQTLLIPEGWRASQVYAASDKALGVSAGTTEKAAKRAELDLPEEADGNPEGYLFPATYPVNDKTTPESLLSFMVNTANTEFNANNIRHATQRNGLTVYQTVNIASVVQAEADTHEDMGKVARVIYNRLRRDMPLQMDSTINYALNRSTVNTSLADTKTNSPYNTYRHKGLTPTPIGNPGKDAVRATTDPPAGNWLFFVTVKPGDTRFTSDYKEHQKNVEEFNRVQKEAREDTSPAG
- a CDS encoding peptidoglycan recognition protein family protein, which codes for MWSRRIAVCTAVLPLALLVTWDAPRGISPPRPGNVPAEARQSVPRPAIVGRAVWRADEDLVQGPAKYTGAAKAVFVHHTDHPNDYDCAKVPAMLRAMQSDHVRGQGWDDLGYNFVVDRCGTIYEGRSGGVGRSVHGAHTKGFNADSVGIGALGNFGPGTKVPKAMVDAIVRIAAWKLRAGADPQGKVRLVSTHDDSRYPKGDAAVLHVISGHRDTYRTRCPGDAMYERLPAIRQAAARLRER